The uncultured Ilyobacter sp. genome has a segment encoding these proteins:
- a CDS encoding aminopeptidase P family protein yields the protein MILNKIMKELGAQGILITDMINVRYFTGFTGTTGLALVLGDKRYFLTDFRYEEQGKKEVVPKGFQLVREDKDPVGKAGALIKEAGIKKLAVEDGSVTLSQFRSFEKNFGALEYTGIEDRFLKARMVKTDEEIELIKEAAKIADKAFENIKSLIKEGISEERLATELEYEMKKLGAEGPSFDTIIASNYRSAMPHGVASEKKLQKEGFVKFDFGCFYKGYVSDMTRTLYLGKNPTERHYEIYNTVKKAQQKAIDAVKAGITTRELDKIARDYIIEKGYGECFGHGLGHGIGLEIHEYPYLSYKAEDLVLEENMVVTIEPGIYIEGFGGVRIEDDVVVKKDGCEILNKTTKEFVML from the coding sequence ATACTGAATAAAATAATGAAAGAGCTGGGAGCTCAGGGAATATTGATCACTGATATGATAAATGTGAGGTACTTTACGGGATTTACAGGTACCACGGGGCTTGCCCTTGTTCTGGGAGATAAAAGATATTTTCTCACAGATTTCAGATATGAGGAACAGGGAAAAAAAGAGGTAGTTCCTAAAGGATTTCAGCTTGTGAGAGAGGATAAAGATCCTGTGGGGAAGGCCGGGGCGCTCATAAAAGAGGCTGGAATAAAGAAACTGGCTGTAGAGGATGGAAGTGTCACCCTGTCACAATTCAGAAGTTTTGAAAAAAACTTCGGGGCTCTTGAATATACGGGTATAGAGGATAGATTTTTAAAGGCCAGAATGGTAAAGACAGACGAGGAGATAGAACTTATAAAGGAAGCTGCAAAAATAGCAGACAAAGCCTTTGAAAATATAAAAAGCCTTATAAAAGAGGGAATATCAGAAGAGAGACTAGCCACAGAGCTAGAGTATGAGATGAAAAAACTGGGGGCAGAGGGGCCCTCTTTTGATACAATTATAGCTTCTAATTATAGATCTGCAATGCCTCACGGAGTGGCCAGTGAAAAAAAACTTCAGAAAGAAGGTTTTGTTAAGTTTGATTTTGGGTGCTTTTATAAGGGGTACGTGTCTGATATGACAAGAACACTATATCTCGGGAAAAATCCTACAGAAAGACATTATGAGATATATAATACGGTGAAAAAAGCCCAACAGAAGGCCATAGATGCAGTGAAGGCAGGAATCACAACTAGAGAGCTAGACAAGATAGCCAGGGATTATATAATCGAAAAGGGTTACGGAGAATGCTTCGGCCACGGACTAGGTCACGGGATCGGGTTAGAGATTCATGAATATCCGTATTTATCCTATAAGGCAGAGGACCTGGTTCTCGAGGAAAATATGGTAGTCACCATAGAGCCTGGGATATATATAGAGGGGTTTGGAGGAGTCAGGATAGAAGATGACGTAGTGGTAAAAAAAGATGGGTGCGAAATTTTGAATAAAACAACTAAAGAGTTTGTGATGCTTTAA